A stretch of DNA from Noviherbaspirillum sedimenti:
CGGGGATTTTTTATTTTGCTGAACAGCCATGATTACTCCTAAACCTAAGATTCCAAAATTTTAACACAACCCAAACGCAAACTCACCCAATCCAGCTTGCGGGGAGCCCGCATATTCTCTTGCCTTGCAACCTAGCGCTTCCAATCCTTCAGGGCGCCGAAAGGCGATGGTGCCTTGCTGCCCCCCACTGGAGACGCCTGCTGCGACGGCTCCGGACAAACATCGTGCCGAGGCGACACCGGCAGCGCCAGCAGCGCCTCGTCCTCGACCAGATCGGTGACACCGAACTGCCGCGAACCCGCAATCACTTCAAGCGATTCGTCATCCAGCGACGCCTCCAGCTCGTCTGCAGCTACCTCATCCTGCGCCAGCACCAGCACCGATTCGACATCGATGGCGAACTCGTAGGGCGTCAGGCAGCGCTGGCACATCAACTGCACCGCACCGGTCACCGTCACGGTCAACTGAGGATATCCCAGCGTATGCTTGCCGCCGGTAAGTGTCCAGCGGATCACGCCGGATGGTACCGCCAGTTCCGCAACCAGCCTGGGGAAATCGGCGACGGCAAATTCGCCCGTGCGCGACTCTCCAAGACGGCAAAACTCAAATGCATCGATCAGAATGGCTTCCATGCGCCTGACTAGTCCGGAAAACCTGCGATAATAACAGGCTTTTCCTTTATTCGTCAAAGCCTTAGCGTGGATTTCGGCTTTGACTGCATGCCTTTATTGGCAGAACACCCGGGCAATATGACAAACCCAGTGACAAACTCACCACAAACCGTACCCCTGCCACGCCTGATCCTGGGCTCCAGCTCCCGCTATCGCCAGGAATTGCTGGCGCGCCTTGGCCTGCCTTTCGAAGTATGCAAGCCC
This window harbors:
- a CDS encoding YceD family protein; protein product: MEAILIDAFEFCRLGESRTGEFAVADFPRLVAELAVPSGVIRWTLTGGKHTLGYPQLTVTVTGAVQLMCQRCLTPYEFAIDVESVLVLAQDEVAADELEASLDDESLEVIAGSRQFGVTDLVEDEALLALPVSPRHDVCPEPSQQASPVGGSKAPSPFGALKDWKR